From Vigna unguiculata cultivar IT97K-499-35 chromosome 5, ASM411807v1, whole genome shotgun sequence, the proteins below share one genomic window:
- the LOC114185527 gene encoding MMS19 nucleotide excision repair protein homolog isoform X2, which produces MQVQSLGQYDRKLCFELLDCLLEHYSDALTTLGDGLIYGVCEAIDAEKDPECLMLAFHIVQSLAQLYPDSSGLLASFAKDIFDILEPYFPIHFTHPTNGDTHVQRDDLSRSLMSAFSSTPLFEPFVIPLLLEKLSSSLHSAKIDSLKYLRVCSSKYGAERIAKYAKSIWFSIKDTLSTYLGEPNFSLNMAPVDGIGGIGFPENEFVMEALSLLQQLIVQNGSLLTSVIIDDEDVNIIFNTISSYDIYDAIPVQEKKKLHAIGRILYIASKSTITSCNAVFEGLFSRMIDNLGVSVSNTDSSPNGHIFPSQKVKFGYLYLCIELLAGFRELIVGSDEPALQYVIDHGTSCTWLHSFSSSLFNDFGSVLAASADRCPLDPDIYIGVKGLQTLAMFHSEVFSLQKSIFDNILKKFMSIIIEDFNKKVLWEAALKALCHVGSFVQEFHKSEKAMSYGSLVVEKIVELLFLDDIVVPFSLKVEALSNIGMTGMKNMVTCLQGMRKAVFANLSKVHTNLRSSEVTVGLLECYSCKLLPWIYENGGSEDFTVQFAMDIWSQAGNFTVFSTSFEEKGLLDALIKTMKLSVGSCSVESQNLIIQKAYSILSSRTNFQLKELESLPLSPGKYNISLTDERIISLFASVVIAVWPKTLIPNMRVLVHLFIVTLLRGIVPVAQALGSILNKLVSTSNSAENSCGITLEEALDAIFNTKIWFSSIDMLQRCNGTSNGKEIVLTDICLGFANDKLLQINAICGLSWIGKGLLLRGHEGIKDITMTFIECLIPGTKSALPLVMKSEDQIQDPLVMKSAADAFHVLMSDSEVCLNKKFHATIRPLYKQRFFSSMMPIFLQLIAKAYSLSSRSFLYRALAHVMSETPMVAVLNDAKKLIPVLLDCLSMLTEDIQDKDLLYGLLLVLSGILTEKNGQEAVVENAHIIINCLIKLLDYPYKTLVRETAIQCLVALSELPHGRIYPMRTQVLRAISKSLDDTKRVVRHEAVKCRQTWASMSSRTLHF; this is translated from the exons ATGCAAGTTCAATCTTTAGGACAGTACGACAGGAAG CTATGTTTTGAACTGCTGGATTGCCTGCTAGAACATTACTCTGACGCGCTTACTACACTG GGAGATGGCCTTATATACGGAGTTTGTGAAGCCATAGATGCAGAAAAGGATCCAGAATGTTTAATGCTTGCTTTTCATATTGTTCAGTCTTTGGCACAATTATATCCTGATTCATCTGGTCTACTTGCAAGCTTTGCCAAAGAcatttttgatattttagaaCCTTATTTTCCCATTCACTTTACCCAT CCAACTAATGGAGATACTCATGTGCAAAGAGATGACCTGTCAAGGTCTCTAATG TCTGCATTCTCTTCTACACCTCTCTTTGAGCCATTTGTCATTCCTCTGCTTCTTGAGAAACTTTCTTCTTCACTCCATTCAGCAAAG ATTGATTCCTTAAAGTATCTTAGAGTGTGCTCTTCCAAGTATGGGGCAGAGAGAATTGCAAAATATGCCAAGTCTATTTGGTTTTCAATAAAAGACACCCTATCTACATATTTGGGGGAgccaaatttttctttaaatatggCACCTGTTGATGGTATTGGCGGTATTGGCTTCCCAGAGAATGAATTTGTGATGGAAGCTCTGTCCCTCCTTCAGCAGCTTATTGTTCAAAATGGCAGTTTGTTAACTAGCGTAATAATTGATGATGAGGATGTCAACATTATTTTCAACACCATTTCCTCTTATGACATATATGACGCTATTCCTGtgcaagaaaagaagaaacTGCATGCTATTGGTCGAATTCTTTATATTGCTTCCAAGTCTACCATCACTTCTTGCAATGCTGTGTTTGAAGGTCTTTTCTCCAGAATGATTGATAATTTAGGAGTTTCTGTTAGTAATACTGATAGCTCTCCAAATGGTCATATTTTCCCCTCTCAGAAAGTCAAGTTTGGATACCTTTATCTCTGCATTGAACTACTGGCAGGATTCAGGGAGTTAATCGTTGGGTCTGATGAACCAGCATTGCAGTATGTTATTGATCATGGGACATCTTGTACTTGGCTTCATAGTTTTTCATCTTCATTATTTAACGACTTTGGATCAGTCTTGGCAGCAAGTGCTGACAGATGCCCCCTTGATCCAGATATATACATTGGAG TGAAGGGCTTGCAGACACTTGCTATGTTTCATTCAGAAgttttttcactacaaaaatcaatatttgataatattttgaagaaatttATGTCAATTATCATTGAagatttcaacaaaaaagtATTATGGGAAGCAGCATTGAAAGCATTGTGTCATGTTGGCTCCTTTGTTCAAGAGTTTCACAAGTCCGAAAAAGCCATGAGCTATGGGAGTTTAGTAGTAGAAAAAATTGTGGAACTTCTGTTTCTTGATGATATTGTGGTGCCCTTTTCACTCAAAGTGGAAGCATTATCTAATATAGGCATGACTGGAATGAAAAATATGGTAACATGTCTTCAAGGGATGAGAAAAGCAGTATTTGCCAATCTATCAAAG GTCCACACAAATTTAAGGTCTTCTGAAGTTACTGTTGGGCTTCTGGAATGCTATTCTTGCAAATTGCTCCCATG GATCTATGAAAACGGAGGTTCAGAGGACTTTACAGTGCAATTTGCTATGGACATTTGGAGTCAAGCAGGAAATTTCACGGTTTTCAGTACCTCATTTGAGGAAAAG gGTCTCCTTGATGCATTAATAAAAACCATGAAACTTTCTGTAGGGAGTTGTTCTGTGGAGAGCCAAAATCTTATAATTCAGAAAGCTTACAGTATACTATCATCACGCACTAACTTTCAGCTTAAAGAATTGGAAAGTTTACCACTATCTCCTGGAAAATACAACATTTCCCTTACTGATGAAAGGATAATCTCATTATTTGCATCCGTGGTTATTGCAGTTTGGCCCAAAACACTCATTCCAAATATGAGAGTACTTGTGCATCTATTTATAGTAACACTCCTCAGGGGTATTGTCCCAGTTGCACAGGCATTGGGTTCCATACTTAACAAATTAGTTTCAACATCCAACAGTGCAGAGAACTCCTGTGGCATTACCTTGGAAGAAGCTCTGGATGCTATATTCAATACAAAGATATGGTTTTCTAGTATTGATATGTTGCAGAGATGTAATGGAACAAGTAATGGGAAAGAAATAGTTCTTACTGATATATGCCTGGGTTTTGCAAATGATAAATTGCTTCAAATCAATGCCATTTGTGGTCTCTCGTGGATAGGAAAAGGTTTACTTCTACGTGGTCATGAAGGGATTAAAGACATCACTATGACTTTTATTGAGTGCTTAATACCAGGCACAAAGAGTGCCTTGCCTTTAGTGATGAAATCTGAAGATCAGATTCAGGATCCTTTAGTGATGAAATCTGCTGCTGATGCTTTTCATGTTCTAATGAGTGATTCTGAAGTTtgtttgaacaaaaaatttcatGCCACAATACGGCCTCTGTATAAGCAGCGATTTTTCTCTTCTATGATGCCTATCTTTCTGCAGTTGATTGCAAAAGCTTACTCCTTATCTTCGAG ATCATTTTTATACCGAGCTTTGGCACATGTCATGTCTGAAACTCCAATGGTTGCCGTACTAAATGATGCTAAAAAG CTTATACCTGTTCTACTGGATTGTTTGTCCATGTTGACAGAAGATATCCAAGATAAAGATTTGCTTTATGGTCTGTTGCTAGTCTTATCTGGGATATTGACTGAGAAAAATG GACAAGAAGCTGTCGTTGAGAATGCGCACATTATCATCAATTGTCTGATTAAGCTTCTGGACTACCCTTATAAGACG CTTGTTCGAGAGACAGCTATTCAATGTCTTGTTGCCTTGTCTGAGCTGCCCCATGGCAGAATCTATCCTATGAGGACACAG GTTCTACGAGCAATATCTAAGTCTCTTGATGATACAAAGAGAGTTGTTCGCCATGAAGCTGTCAAATGTCGGCAAACATG GGCGTCAATGTCATCTAGGACTCTTCATTTCTGA
- the LOC114185156 gene encoding histidine-containing phosphotransfer protein 4, whose amino-acid sequence MDKIHSLRQVAAIKHSLFDQGYLDEQFIQLEELQDDANPNFVEEIVTLYYRDSSRLITNLDQTLERNPLDFNKLDTIMHQFKGSSSSIGAKKVKAECTLFREYCRARNGEGCRRSFQQMKKEYATLRKKLETYFQMARQAGPKETAFRPK is encoded by the exons ATGGACAAAATCCATTCCCTCAGGCAAGTAGCTGCTATCAAACACTCCCTCTTCGATCAG GGATATTTGGATGAGCAATTTATCCAACTGGAAGAATTGCAGGATGATGCTAATCCTAACTTTGTTGAGGAAATTGTTACTCTTTACTATCGTGATTCCTCTAGGCTTATCACAAACTTGGATCAAACACT GGAAAGGAACCCTCTGGATTTCAACAAACTGGACACAATTATGCACCAGTTTAAAGGAAGCAGTTCAAG CATTGGAGCAAAAAAGGTGAAAGCAGAATGCACTCTGTTTAGGGAATATTGCAGGGCAAGAAATGGAGAAGG ATGCAGGAGGAGCTTCCAACAAATGAAGAAAGAATATGCAACACTGAGAAAAAAGCTTGAAACATATTTTCAG ATGGCAAGGCAAGCTGGGCCCAAAGAGACAGCATTTCGGCCCAAGTAA
- the LOC114185155 gene encoding transcription factor MYBS3: MTRRCSHCSNNGHNSRTCPSSRGAGAGVKLFGVRLTDGSIIKKSASMGNLNLASTHHHSSPSSSNLAASSPNPSSPCSDPPHEPQGYLSDDPAHISTFANRRGERKKGVAWTEEEHRLFLIGLQKLGKGDWRGIARNFVVSRTPTQVASHAQKYFIRQSHATRRKRRSSLFDMVPEMTSDPPSVPEEQVLLPPSENSLPCNGNSQPSLNLSLKSEFEPMETTSQENVEQSNETMMGSNGLTSMAPHGFFPTYLPVPFPIWPSTAAPFEEVKGGETSHHQVHRPIPVIPKEPVNVDELVGMSHLSIGETQVRDREPSPLSLKLLGEPSRQSAFHANAPVGGSDLKTGKNKAIQAV, translated from the exons ATGACTCGGCGGTGCTCCCACTGCAGCAACAACGGCCACAACTCCCGGACGTGCCCGTCGTCGCGGGGGGCCGGCGCCGGCGTCAAGCTGTTCGGGGTGAGACTGACGGATGGATCAATCATAAAGAAGAGCGCTAGCATGGGAAACCTTAACCTCGCCTCCACACACCACcattcttctccttcttcttccaaCCTCGCCGCCTCCTCTCCCAATCCAAGCTCTCCCTGCTCCGACCCGCCCCATGAGCCCCAAGGTTACTTGTCCGACGACCCCGCCCATATCTCTACCTTCGCTAACCGCCgcggagaaagaaagaaag GTGTTGCGTGGACTGAAGAAGAACATAGACTGTTCTTAATTGGTCTCCAGAAGCTGGGCAAAGGAGACTGGCGTGGGATAGCACGTAATTTTGTTGTATCAAGGACCCCTACTCAAGTAGCAAGTCATGCCCAGAAGTATTTTATCCGGCAAAGTCATGCTACCAGGAGAAAGAGACGTTCCAGCCTTTTTGACATGGTTCCAGAAATG ACTTCAGATCCACCTTCTGTGCCAGAAGAACAAGTTCTGCTTCCACCTTCTGAGAATTCGCTACCTTGTAATGGAAATTCGCAGCCTTCACTAAATCTCTCCCTGAAATCAGAATTTGAACCCATGGAAACTACTTCTCAAGAAAACGTGGAACAGAGCAATGAAACTATGATGGGATCAAACGGACTGACATCAATGGCTCCTCATGGATTCTTCCCCACTTATTTACCTGTTCCATTTCCCATATGGCCATCAACTGCAGCTCCTTTTGAAGAAGTTAAGGGAGGAGAGACATCTCATCATCAGGTCCACAGGCCAATCCCAGTCATTCCCAAGGAACCTGTGAATGTTGACGAACTCGTGGGAATGTCTCATCTCAGCATTGGGGAAACACAGGTACGTGATAGAGAGCCTTCCCCACTTTCCTTAAAGTTATTAGGGGAACCCTCTAGGCAGTCAGCATTCCATGCAAATGCTCCGGTTGGTGGTTCGGATTTAAAAACTGGCAAGAACAAAGCAATTCAAGCGGTTTGA
- the LOC114185527 gene encoding MMS19 nucleotide excision repair protein homolog isoform X1, translated as MAETTELTRHIESYVDTSSSSPSLQAASLNAIASLVKTDVLPLQALVRELGMYLTTTDNVIRARGILLLAEVVTRVESKPLDSATIHSLVGFFKDRLADWRAVRGALVGCLALIRRKSVLGTVTSSDATAISQSFFQYMQVQSLGQYDRKLCFELLDCLLEHYSDALTTLGDGLIYGVCEAIDAEKDPECLMLAFHIVQSLAQLYPDSSGLLASFAKDIFDILEPYFPIHFTHPTNGDTHVQRDDLSRSLMSAFSSTPLFEPFVIPLLLEKLSSSLHSAKIDSLKYLRVCSSKYGAERIAKYAKSIWFSIKDTLSTYLGEPNFSLNMAPVDGIGGIGFPENEFVMEALSLLQQLIVQNGSLLTSVIIDDEDVNIIFNTISSYDIYDAIPVQEKKKLHAIGRILYIASKSTITSCNAVFEGLFSRMIDNLGVSVSNTDSSPNGHIFPSQKVKFGYLYLCIELLAGFRELIVGSDEPALQYVIDHGTSCTWLHSFSSSLFNDFGSVLAASADRCPLDPDIYIGVKGLQTLAMFHSEVFSLQKSIFDNILKKFMSIIIEDFNKKVLWEAALKALCHVGSFVQEFHKSEKAMSYGSLVVEKIVELLFLDDIVVPFSLKVEALSNIGMTGMKNMVTCLQGMRKAVFANLSKVHTNLRSSEVTVGLLECYSCKLLPWIYENGGSEDFTVQFAMDIWSQAGNFTVFSTSFEEKGLLDALIKTMKLSVGSCSVESQNLIIQKAYSILSSRTNFQLKELESLPLSPGKYNISLTDERIISLFASVVIAVWPKTLIPNMRVLVHLFIVTLLRGIVPVAQALGSILNKLVSTSNSAENSCGITLEEALDAIFNTKIWFSSIDMLQRCNGTSNGKEIVLTDICLGFANDKLLQINAICGLSWIGKGLLLRGHEGIKDITMTFIECLIPGTKSALPLVMKSEDQIQDPLVMKSAADAFHVLMSDSEVCLNKKFHATIRPLYKQRFFSSMMPIFLQLIAKAYSLSSRSFLYRALAHVMSETPMVAVLNDAKKLIPVLLDCLSMLTEDIQDKDLLYGLLLVLSGILTEKNGQEAVVENAHIIINCLIKLLDYPYKTLVRETAIQCLVALSELPHGRIYPMRTQVLRAISKSLDDTKRVVRHEAVKCRQTWASMSSRTLHF; from the exons GCAGATTGGAGAGCAGTCCGTGGTGCACTTGTGGGTTGCTTGGCATTGATAAGGAGAAAAAGTGTTTTGGGGACTGTAACTAGTAGTGATGCTACAGCCATTTCTCAGTCTTTTTTCCAATACATGCAAGTTCAATCTTTAGGACAGTACGACAGGAAG CTATGTTTTGAACTGCTGGATTGCCTGCTAGAACATTACTCTGACGCGCTTACTACACTG GGAGATGGCCTTATATACGGAGTTTGTGAAGCCATAGATGCAGAAAAGGATCCAGAATGTTTAATGCTTGCTTTTCATATTGTTCAGTCTTTGGCACAATTATATCCTGATTCATCTGGTCTACTTGCAAGCTTTGCCAAAGAcatttttgatattttagaaCCTTATTTTCCCATTCACTTTACCCAT CCAACTAATGGAGATACTCATGTGCAAAGAGATGACCTGTCAAGGTCTCTAATG TCTGCATTCTCTTCTACACCTCTCTTTGAGCCATTTGTCATTCCTCTGCTTCTTGAGAAACTTTCTTCTTCACTCCATTCAGCAAAG ATTGATTCCTTAAAGTATCTTAGAGTGTGCTCTTCCAAGTATGGGGCAGAGAGAATTGCAAAATATGCCAAGTCTATTTGGTTTTCAATAAAAGACACCCTATCTACATATTTGGGGGAgccaaatttttctttaaatatggCACCTGTTGATGGTATTGGCGGTATTGGCTTCCCAGAGAATGAATTTGTGATGGAAGCTCTGTCCCTCCTTCAGCAGCTTATTGTTCAAAATGGCAGTTTGTTAACTAGCGTAATAATTGATGATGAGGATGTCAACATTATTTTCAACACCATTTCCTCTTATGACATATATGACGCTATTCCTGtgcaagaaaagaagaaacTGCATGCTATTGGTCGAATTCTTTATATTGCTTCCAAGTCTACCATCACTTCTTGCAATGCTGTGTTTGAAGGTCTTTTCTCCAGAATGATTGATAATTTAGGAGTTTCTGTTAGTAATACTGATAGCTCTCCAAATGGTCATATTTTCCCCTCTCAGAAAGTCAAGTTTGGATACCTTTATCTCTGCATTGAACTACTGGCAGGATTCAGGGAGTTAATCGTTGGGTCTGATGAACCAGCATTGCAGTATGTTATTGATCATGGGACATCTTGTACTTGGCTTCATAGTTTTTCATCTTCATTATTTAACGACTTTGGATCAGTCTTGGCAGCAAGTGCTGACAGATGCCCCCTTGATCCAGATATATACATTGGAG TGAAGGGCTTGCAGACACTTGCTATGTTTCATTCAGAAgttttttcactacaaaaatcaatatttgataatattttgaagaaatttATGTCAATTATCATTGAagatttcaacaaaaaagtATTATGGGAAGCAGCATTGAAAGCATTGTGTCATGTTGGCTCCTTTGTTCAAGAGTTTCACAAGTCCGAAAAAGCCATGAGCTATGGGAGTTTAGTAGTAGAAAAAATTGTGGAACTTCTGTTTCTTGATGATATTGTGGTGCCCTTTTCACTCAAAGTGGAAGCATTATCTAATATAGGCATGACTGGAATGAAAAATATGGTAACATGTCTTCAAGGGATGAGAAAAGCAGTATTTGCCAATCTATCAAAG GTCCACACAAATTTAAGGTCTTCTGAAGTTACTGTTGGGCTTCTGGAATGCTATTCTTGCAAATTGCTCCCATG GATCTATGAAAACGGAGGTTCAGAGGACTTTACAGTGCAATTTGCTATGGACATTTGGAGTCAAGCAGGAAATTTCACGGTTTTCAGTACCTCATTTGAGGAAAAG gGTCTCCTTGATGCATTAATAAAAACCATGAAACTTTCTGTAGGGAGTTGTTCTGTGGAGAGCCAAAATCTTATAATTCAGAAAGCTTACAGTATACTATCATCACGCACTAACTTTCAGCTTAAAGAATTGGAAAGTTTACCACTATCTCCTGGAAAATACAACATTTCCCTTACTGATGAAAGGATAATCTCATTATTTGCATCCGTGGTTATTGCAGTTTGGCCCAAAACACTCATTCCAAATATGAGAGTACTTGTGCATCTATTTATAGTAACACTCCTCAGGGGTATTGTCCCAGTTGCACAGGCATTGGGTTCCATACTTAACAAATTAGTTTCAACATCCAACAGTGCAGAGAACTCCTGTGGCATTACCTTGGAAGAAGCTCTGGATGCTATATTCAATACAAAGATATGGTTTTCTAGTATTGATATGTTGCAGAGATGTAATGGAACAAGTAATGGGAAAGAAATAGTTCTTACTGATATATGCCTGGGTTTTGCAAATGATAAATTGCTTCAAATCAATGCCATTTGTGGTCTCTCGTGGATAGGAAAAGGTTTACTTCTACGTGGTCATGAAGGGATTAAAGACATCACTATGACTTTTATTGAGTGCTTAATACCAGGCACAAAGAGTGCCTTGCCTTTAGTGATGAAATCTGAAGATCAGATTCAGGATCCTTTAGTGATGAAATCTGCTGCTGATGCTTTTCATGTTCTAATGAGTGATTCTGAAGTTtgtttgaacaaaaaatttcatGCCACAATACGGCCTCTGTATAAGCAGCGATTTTTCTCTTCTATGATGCCTATCTTTCTGCAGTTGATTGCAAAAGCTTACTCCTTATCTTCGAG ATCATTTTTATACCGAGCTTTGGCACATGTCATGTCTGAAACTCCAATGGTTGCCGTACTAAATGATGCTAAAAAG CTTATACCTGTTCTACTGGATTGTTTGTCCATGTTGACAGAAGATATCCAAGATAAAGATTTGCTTTATGGTCTGTTGCTAGTCTTATCTGGGATATTGACTGAGAAAAATG GACAAGAAGCTGTCGTTGAGAATGCGCACATTATCATCAATTGTCTGATTAAGCTTCTGGACTACCCTTATAAGACG CTTGTTCGAGAGACAGCTATTCAATGTCTTGTTGCCTTGTCTGAGCTGCCCCATGGCAGAATCTATCCTATGAGGACACAG GTTCTACGAGCAATATCTAAGTCTCTTGATGATACAAAGAGAGTTGTTCGCCATGAAGCTGTCAAATGTCGGCAAACATG GGCGTCAATGTCATCTAGGACTCTTCATTTCTGA